taatacctaaaaaaaatttatgtttatataattatataatttatataataaaattttggtaattaagataattaagatttttagccacattaacaaataaagaCTTAAAagactattattttattgatgtGTAAGTTTTACCAAGAAGTGTATAAAACGTcatttaacttttataatataatatataaatgagTGTACCAAAGTGCATGAGTGCAcctgtttaaaatttttctatataatattaataattaaacttgATTTCCCACTTCATTTTCAATTAGAATCATCTTTagctaatatatttttattatattcaaaattatttaaaagaatttgacTATTCTCAACTATTGATGGGGGCGATGATTCATCTGTAATAGTTTGGAAGTATTGCAGAATAGTATGTTGCCGCTTAATTTCCGTTTCATCATCACCATAATCATAGAGATCATCTACAGTATCCATAAAAGCTCCTAATTTTGCCAATTGGTCagcttcttcattttcttgaaCACCAACATGGCCTTGAACATATTCCTAATAACAAAAgagaaattagaaaaatgaATCTATAAATTCTATATACTCCACTTGACTaatcaaattcataaaatgtCATACGATGGTAACTTCTGCATTGCGTGCTCTTACTAATTTCATTAATCGTTGGAAGAGTTCCTTATTTTCaacatctttattatttgatgctttccatttattattcttttccCATTTAGGTATCCAAGATTTATATGctaatggaaaaaataaaacaatgatTAATTAAGAactgtttataattttatgctTCATGTTTCCTTAccatttattacatattgaCTGTCGGTCCTTATTTCTAATGGTATGTTATTGTCTGGGCAAGTTTCTAAGGCGCGTATTACTGCCTAATAAAGTGTTAtcgatttaataattatttagtatagttttaatatttttggcaTCTTACCATAATTTCGGCCCTATTATTAGTTTGTCTCGGCCCTGGCAAACGCTCACTGATATTACTGTAATCATCAAATactactttaataatttttaaatggttGTATGAAGTTAATTTtcattaggaaaaaaaaattaccgtGGATCATCTTTACCCCAATAAACTCCTATACCAGCCTTTGCTCCATGTTGTCCGTTGTTGATTGAACTTCCATCTGTCCAAACCTTGAGAGATTTTTCGTTACTTACATTGGATGCTGACTGATaagttaaatcaaataatcttataaacatttatataaatattcattaattatttaggaATTTCATTCTGAACGTACAGAACTAGTATTTTGTTGCTTAGATGAAATATATTTCGATATCGGTGTTTCTCGAGTAGAATTTCCGAATACTTgaaaatgttttataaatctttttaataaaattattacgaataagacattatattatattgcaaaccttttttattatttccttcTTTTACAAAAGCTTCGGCTTCCTGTAGTGTATtgaactttttatatttagcaTTGGGATATTTCTTGATTTGTTTTTCGCATTCTTCCCTATGAGGACCCCGGTAATTAACAAGAATTCAAATGTATCAATGAAAATTGGTAGTCGACTAACTATACATACCAAGAATGATAAACTCCCGGTTTAAAACCAATGTGAACCGCATAAAATCCAGATTTGACCTTGGGCATTTTAGTTTCAATGAGTATTCTCCTATGTGAAAAGAAATTTAACCGGGGTTTCCTCGATTTATGGTTTAAAACAGGCAAAATTCGcgttaatttctttataattggTCGTTTCGAACTATAGAagtctttttctttaaaaaagcTATGTAATAATAATCTGATCATCATGATGCCTGCCACGCATGGTAGCTCACACAACATTTCAACTGTTAGAGTGTGACAAATAATTGTGACTCGGTAAGCTGTAAATCATCACGTTATCACAAGTTCGTTACCCATAAATACTGAACGACTCGCTttaggaaataataaattctatctAGAATCGTTAACACGCAAAATGGAAGACTCTAATGCGAATGCCAAGAGAAAGCGTACGCTTGACATTGTAGTTGACGCTCCTAATAACTTGGATCTTGATACGtatatttcaaattacaaAGGTTGGTTTTGATTTAAAACTTTTGGAGTTTTGATAAAGCCAACTCGAATTTCAAAAAccgtttgtttattttcaggGCATACAAAGGTCGACCGTTTGCTTTTTATAGCAAAACGATGTCCTTCACTTCAAATTGATGCTTATAGACTTGCATTACAAGAATTACGTGATCATTCACTTGATCATGCCAGATATATATCAGCTGCAACAAAACTAAACGAAGTTCTGACAGCTCAAGGATATCCATCTTTCTCAATTGATAATACATGGGTTGATTCAACACAAAAACGTGCAAAATCTTTATTGGAAAGGTTGGAagttgaattaaaaaattataagaataatttaataaaagagaGCATAAgggtaattatattttcttaaaattaaacgataaaaaatttatttgtaattttcattttatatcaGATGGGACACAATGATCTTGGcgatcattattataattgtggAAATTTGACGAACGCGCTGAAATGTTATTCCAGAACTCGGGATTATTGTACAACGGCCAAGCACGTTATAGAGATGTGCTTGAACGTTATCAAAGTTTCCATCGAACTGGGAAATTTTTCTCATGTACACAGTTATGTTATCAAAGCAGAGTCTACTCCTGATATTCAACCGGCTGTACAAGCCAAGTTGAAAGTTGCCGCAGCTTTAGCTCATCTTGATAATAACAAGTATAAGTTAGCAGCGAGATTGTTCTTGGAGACCAGCTTTGAGATTTCTCAGCCAGCGAATAATTACTCTGAGGTACATTATAAGattattagaatattattaacatgAAATATTTCCGATTTAATAATACCTGTTATATTGCAACAACAGGTTATCTCACCGAATGACATAGCTGTATATGGAGGACTATGTGCTCTTGCTTCATTTGATCGATCAGAACTCAAAAGCAAAGTGATTGATAATGCCGAATTCAAACAGTTCTTAGAACTTGAGCCTCATATTAGAGAGCTAATTCATGGATTTTacaattcaaaatattctgtTGTATTGGATATTTTGGACAAATGGAAggtaaatttatcaaatttgtaCGAGCATATGAGAGTATTATCTTttctacaaaatttaaaatgatatcgcttaaaattattagaatgaTTATTTGCTTGATCTTCACCTGCACAGTCACGTGGAAAACCTTTACGATAATATTCGTAAGAAAGCATTGGTACAATACTTTAGCCCTTTCCTTACGGTAGATATGAACAAGATGGCACAATCCTTTGGAACAAATGTTCCAAAATTGGAAAGAGAACTTGCCAAGTTGATTACGGAGAATCATATTCAAGCACGAATTGATAGTCATAAAAAGGttgaaattattgttttttatattaatatcctTTTGGGAATGtttttaagttaaattatgttattcttttttttttagattttatgtGCAAAACAACAAGATCAACGAAGTGGTATATTTTACAAAGCTTTGAAAATGGGTGACGAATTTGAACAGAGCACTAATGCCATGTTGCTAcgtatgaatttattaaaagctaATCTCGTTGTAACAACAAATCAAAAgtagatatatttatttccttcTCTCTGCagctatttatttatttatttatttatttttttcttttttttttcttttttttttgagcatATCAGCATTTAACtaatgatttgattttatagAAGTGATAACAGACGTCATAATTGATCTTTTATAAACAAGGTGATTCGATTTACGTTCAATTATATACACATACTATATacatttatatgtatatatatatatgagaaatgaaataaatcaGTTTGGCAGGATTCAATTCAATAatacaattacaaaaatttcagtatataaaaataaattacatcaCAATTTTGAGATCAagtataaatctttttttaaatttaatgatttaattcatccaaaattttctttacacACTGTACAATTAATCTATGCTCCACGGTATGAATTCGCGTTTCCAGATCATTTAATGAGTCAGTTTCAAATATTGAGACTTCTTCAATTAACAAAGGTTCACCTTTATCTACATCCGGAATGACTTTGTGGACCATGACTCCTGTTTTCGTAATTTCACCTTTTTTAAATGCTTCATAAGCTCTTTTGATGGAATCCGCACCTTTAggatgaaaatttaaaaatataaatgaattcaaataaatatagagataaaaaaaagaagaatataaATACCGTCAAATTGATTTGGTAAAGCAGgatgtaaattaataatatttatgtctTTAAAAAGATTCAAAAATTCTTCAGATAAAATATGCATCCAACCAGCCAGAACaattaaatttggattatattctttaatttttttagcaagGTCTATATCATATTCTATACGGGTTTTACCCAAATCTTTATAAggttttaaaggaaaaatcaAAGTAGGAATTTCTGCTTGAGTAGCCCTAGTTAATCCATAAGCGGAGTCTTTATTTGAAACTACCAAAACAATTTGTCCATTGAGCGTTTTTGAATTAATTGCATCAATTATTGCTTGTAAATTTGAACCATTTCCTGAAATTAATACGACAATTCTAGgtgacatattttttttaaataaaaaaagtaaaagaagaatACTTAAGAAtacgaataaataaaattttttagaaatcatTCTCTTATTTCTTTTTGGGAATCtagaatatattatatattgattttgttgGCCAATGATAATACATTGATAATTTTGATCTACattttaattatgtataacaaatataaaataaaattttctaaaaaaaaaaaataaattaaaaataaaaatgtctaAAATCGTCgatgattttgaaaaaaatttgaatgatttGGATTCAGAATTGGACAATATACAAAAATGCGCGcaagaaatattacaaaaagtgtatgttattttttttttttctaacgaaaaatatattatattatgtagttgaaatttattacatcATGTTGGGAGGCTTGGAAGTATtttgatacaaaaaatttcgttCGAATGTGAAGGGAGAAAAAAAAGGCTTGTTTAActaatcagaaaaaaaaatgatttttttttccttaatagAGAGAATTCATTCTCTTATCCATATTCAATTAGTTCTGTTACaagtaaatacttttttttttttattctaaatattcttaatttacaaagcattataataaaatttcttttttaatttatttagatgaATTAAATGTTCTCTTATTAGCAACTCAACATTTTGAAAAAAGAGCCAAAAGTTTTGGAGTAACAAGTTTAACAACAAACTCAACCACAGCAGCATCAACCGATATAAAAGCAATTAATGAACCTGGCAGATTAAATACTATGGTAGAAGAAAAGAAACTTGCTGTAGATGCATTGAATCAAGAATCAAAACGTATTGCTGATAATGCTAAAGCTGCTTAtcaattacaataataaattaattagtacaacgattttatgtaattttttttttctttttacgaAAATTAATGTTTATGAATTATAcaaacataattaattatattaatacaaatttaagaaagtagttagaaaaaaaaatccaagaaaCAATAtaaggaaaaaatatataaaaaaaaatagattattccaattaagaaataaaagaacactcgctaaataattttcctttagcggttaattcttcattttcgCCAATTTTGACATGCGCCTCCGCTTCATTAAACCATTGATAGACATAAGGTTTAGCGACAAaagctaaaataaaaaaaaacaaattgaaaggttttagtaaaaatatatatattattgttatatctctttttttttattttaccttgCACAATTTTCTTCAAGAAATAGGGAACCTCGTTCAAAACATCAATTTTATCCATAAGAACGTCAAGTTTGATTTCCAAAAAAGCAGAGAAATCTTCATCAGTTTCCAAAGTTTTTCCTTCCcaagtatatttaattttcgtGGGgactttatattttgtttcagGATCCAAACTTGTTTCCAAGAATTGTGCCATGTTCTTCACGGAAACACCcaccaatttattattcacGACTAAACTTccttgattaatttttttacttccATAATTTGGAGTTGTTTCAAACTCACACATTGATAAAGAAGCAACATCAGATtggaaattaacaaaattccAACGTGATGCAATCAAATGTGGACGCATTCCTTGAATAGCGTGAACAAATAATCCAACTCCAGTAACATCGAATGCTCGACCATCAACGACCATATTCCCTTTAACATTACCCTTTGGCCAAAATTTATGCTCAACGAATCCAGATGATTTATCTTGACCAAAGTAAGTCTTCCCTCCTCCAATTTTGAATCCACGATCAATTCGttcaaattcaaaagaaaCGATTAGCTCTTTATGCGTTAAATTTACAGcatatttattacattcaGGATTAAGTTTAATCGACATATTATTTGCACTGGCTGATCGTCGATCCGGTGAAAGAGTGAAATTGGTCATATTTACTGATTTAAAGGTATTGACTCCATTACCAAAGAAACGAGAAGTAAATTGGATCGTAGGATTCCATAAACTATATAAAGGAACGTTCAttgtatatcaaaattattgaatCCAAATGAATTGAAACTTGTTcctcaaaattaaaatacccGATATTTGAATGAATCATTTGAACAAAAGCAAAATGTCCCTCGTTAGTAGCCAAATAGAATGTTTGCGTTTCAGTTGAAGAACCTGATGCCAAAGTCCATTCAAGATCTTTCGGAGCAACATCTGAATAAAGGCTATCTTTAGCTAAATCACCGGCAACATGAAGgttggacatttttttttaatgatacttCAAAAAAACGAATTTTTAACGATTAATTCCAAATGTTAGAAATTATCTGAAAAACTTTTTTGAGTTAAACCAAACCTTTTACCtaaatataaagttaataaatacgcttaaaaatgtttgaaatttcaaatgacgttaaaatttcaatatcaaGTGGGAAAAAATCCATAGCTATTTATTGAATTCTTTTCTGCGGATCTTATGCGTAATTACGCCTttaatttttaccttttaGGTCTAAAGGATATGCATGATGATGATTAACCTAGGCCGGCATTATAAATATGGCAAATTTTAATaaccgattaaaaaaaaaaaaggatgttcAGGGAATTATTCTTTTCTGCACTTAAAATGACTTCTACAATAgactacaaaaataaaataattcttgcACCCATGGTAcgtcatttatttaatagttgaTAAAAGGttgcaattaaatatttatttatttttttttctaggtGAGAGTTGGAACCTTACCACTTCGTTTATTAGCATTAGAATTTGGGGCaggtaaaaatttttgatcgcaaacaattgaaaaaattcatttttttttttgatataattgaaACTAATTTATCCTTTTAGATTTAGTTTATTCACCTGAAATAGTAGATAAACGCATAATTGCTTCTAAGAGACATTTCGACGGTaacattcaaattttttttttaagttaaacaattaaaatgaGTTTAACAATCAATGGATGGTTACCTTGCCAAAGGCAATGCTACAGTATTTGAACTCACGTTTTCAGGATAAAACCGCTAAACAGAAGAAACAGGATTAATAGCATATATTGACGACAAGAATACGATAAATTTTCGATCTCATCctattgaaaaatcaaaattaatatttcaagtTGGAACTTCTGATCCTGATTTAGCACTTCAAGCAGCATTAAAagtgtaattataaataaaaaacttttttttacaaaaatattcttttttatttgaacttttttttttctcttatttAATAGGAAACAGGATGTTTCAGGAATAGACGTGAATTGTGGATGTCCAAAGAAGTTTTCAATTCAAGGTGGTATGGGAGCCGCTTTATTATCAAATCCTGAAAAACTTAAATCAGTTGAgttaaatctaaaatttttatcatttaatatggcattataaagtttttcctaaatgtttttatttctttaaatagatATTAACCAATTTGGTGCAAAATTCTGGCCTCCCCGTAACTTGTAAAATAAGGTTTGTGATatgttgaataatttttttttttaatgaattataaaataatctaatttacTTTATCTAACAATAGAATATTACAAACAAAAGAACAAACTTTAGAATTGTGTAAAATGATAGAATCTACAGGGGTTAAAGCAATGGCAATTCATTGTAGGTATgaatataaatcaataaattataataattattataaaaaaaaattgataataatttaaatgttttttttaaaaaaaattttttaatttatctaggACAAAAGATGAACGTCCAAGGCAACCGGGGCATTGGAacatattcaaatatattgtGGAAAATATTACATCCATTCCTATTATTGCTAATGGTGATCTATTTCAACGTTCtgatattatcaaattaaaagaaatgtcAAGTGagtgatataataattattttttatccttttttttttttatatattttttttaatttactgtaCTTAAAATTTGTTCTTATATAGATGTGAGCTCTTTTATGATTGCTCGTGCAGCTCAATATAATGTATCAATATTTCGTAAAGAAGAATCTTTACCCTTAATTGAAGTCgttacaaaatatataaaaaaagtaagtattaTCATGtgtataagaaaattatttaaattatttatttttatttatattataaacttCATAGGCAATCGATGTTGGAAATAATTGGCCAAATACGAAATACACACTTACACAAATGTACGCAGAGTGTTCAAAAGAACCGGAATATAAAGATTTAGTAAAGTCGAAATCATATGAAGATGTATGTAAGATTTATGATTTGGAACCATATCTTCAAAATGCTATGACAACGAACGGAATCtttaaaaatggtaatgatgtaaattatattaattattgattaaaatgaggaaattattttatattaggaaaattatactttaaagaaataattagtttatttatttataaaatagttcTCTTGGGACAATCTAAAAACCTAAAACGAAAGCAAGACGAAATCAACACTGTTGCAAACagtgaaaagaaaaaaagggaggcatgaaaatatttaattaacaaagtTAATTCCGTGTGATTAATTTAGCTTAACATTGAAGacttaaattctaataatgagaattaaatatttataatttttaaaagaatctaTTATTAAAGTCTTTCATCTTTATAAAACtcaaaaagttaaataataataaaaattttttttttctcgtctataaatgatgataaataaaaaaaaaataatttttaagctTCAGCTCGTCCAATAGTATGAACACGGAATCCAATATTTCGCAATTTTTCGGCGTCGAGAATAAGACGTCCGTCGAAAATGAAAGCTGGTTTATGCATTTGAtcgtaaattttttgataatctaaTTCCTAATATTAGGTTTTGCATTAGGTTTAGTATTAGGTTTAGTATTAGGTTTAGTATTAGAGTTAGAACATGAATCAACAACGATATTATAACAATACTAACTTTAAATTCATCCCATTCAGTGGCGATTACTATAGCATCCGCATCTTCAGATGCCTCGTATGCGGATTTTGCAATCGTAACGCGGTTTTTTACTAAggtttgttaaaaaaaaagaacattattaaaaaaataataataatattttataaacatttttttttttacttacattGTTTAGTATTATCGACAACACCAGGTTCACTCAAATCAAGAAAGATTTGTTCGGTAGTAACTTTTGGATCATAAATACGAACTTTGGCATTCTCTTGAATAAAATCTTTACATAAAGTAATAGCAGCTGATTCACGAGTATCACCAGTATCTTTCTTAAAAGCAAATCCAAATATagcgatttttttatttgtgatgGTATTAAACAGAGTTTTAATAACATGAGAAACAAAACGTTTCTTTTgatattcatttaaatcaaCTACTTGTTTCCAATATGCTGCAACTTCAGGTAAATTAAGTTGTTCTGATAAATAAACCAAATTCAAAATGTCTTTTTGAAAGCAACTACCACCGAATCCAACAGAAGCTTTTAAGAATTTGGGACCAATACGTGTATCTCTTCCACATGCATAAGCAACTTCATCAATATCAGCGCCTGTTGCTTCACAAATTGCAGACAAAGCATTAATTGATGAAATACGTTGAGCCAACAAAGCATTGGCAGCCTATGGGGGGGGAGGGGGAAAtggaaatatataaataaataaaaaaaaaatatatatataaatatatatgtatatatatatttatttattcttataattacCAATTTTGAAAGTTCAGATGACCATAAATTGGTGGTAATAATACGATCGGTAGGAACCCAATGAGCATAAACTTCAACTAATGCTTGTTGAGCTTTCATACCTTCTGGAGTTTGTAAACCTCCAATTAATACACGATCAGGGtttaataaatcattgatAGCAGTTCCTTCAGCAAGAAATTCCGGATTAGATAAAATATCAAACCGAATATTTTCATTGCTATTAGCTTCTAAAATTGTACGCATGCTTTCTGCAGTACGGCATGGTACAGTAGATTTTTCAACAACGATCTTTGAACTTTTCGCGACATCAGCAATTTGACGGGTAGCTGATTCAACATAactaaccaaaaaaaaaaaatgattaatttttttaattaataattctttcataaaataatttattaaatgaataaataaataaaatatatgatgaataatattaaattatagaattaaaatattaaaccccctttaaaaagtaaatacttACGCCAAGTCAGCGGCAAAACCAGCACCCAAACCAGATTTTTTTGTTGGAGTATTCACGGACACAAAAATTAAGTCAGCTTCCAAAACAGATTGTTCAACTTGGGTagtaaagaataaattttttccacGACGttcaaaaacaattttatcaaGACCAGGTTCATAAATTGGAAGATGATCAGAATTCCAAGCAGCAATACGAGACTCAT
The Rhizophagus irregularis chromosome 19, complete sequence DNA segment above includes these coding regions:
- a CDS encoding UDP-glucose 6-dehydrogenase 1, whose translation is MTTQVKKICCLGAGYVGGPTCAVIAYKCHDIDVTIVDLNESRIAAWNSDHLPIYEPGLDKIVFERRGKNLFFTTQVEQSVLEADLIFVSVNTPTKKSGLGAGFAADLAYVESATRQIADVAKSSKIVVEKSTVPCRTAESMRTILEANSNENIRFDILSNPEFLAEGTAINDLLNPDRVLIGGLQTPEGMKAQQALVEVYAHWVPTDRIITTNLWSSELSKLAANALLAQRISSINALSAICEATGADIDEVAYACGRDTRIGPKFLKASVGFGGSCFQKDILNLVYLSEQLNLPEVAAYWKQVVDLNEYQKKRFVSHVIKTLFNTITNKKIAIFGFAFKKDTGDTRESAAITLCKDFIQENAKVRIYDPKVTTEQIFLDLSEPGVVDNTKQLKNRVTIAKSAYEASEDADAIVIATEWDEFKELDYQKIYDQMHKPAFIFDGRLILDAEKLRNIGFRVHTIGRAEA